In Fibrobacter sp., a single genomic region encodes these proteins:
- a CDS encoding NADH-quinone oxidoreductase subunit A, with protein sequence MSEYIILSIFLFLGAFIAAAATVVGLLLGYRTKNTKNKMAPYECGMETIGNARIQFKVGYYLFALLFLVFDIEALFLFPVMMNFKEIMAGHTALSPVIVLVDLAIFIAILVSGLAYAWKKGILKWE encoded by the coding sequence ATGTCTGAATACATCATCCTATCCATCTTCTTGTTCCTGGGCGCGTTCATCGCCGCGGCGGCGACCGTCGTCGGGCTTTTGCTCGGCTACAGGACCAAGAATACCAAGAACAAGATGGCGCCCTACGAATGCGGCATGGAGACCATCGGCAACGCCCGTATCCAGTTCAAGGTGGGCTACTACCTGTTCGCTCTCCTGTTCCTCGTGTTCGACATCGAAGCGCTGTTCCTCTTCCCCGTCATGATGAACTTCAAGGAAATCATGGCAGGGCATACGGCGCTCTCGCCCGTCATCGTCCTTGTTGACCTTGCGATTTTCATAGCCATCCTCGTTTCCGGCCTCGCATACGCCTGGAAAAAAGGTATCCTCAAATGGGAATAA
- a CDS encoding NADH-quinone oxidoreductase subunit D: MPSLPPGFRLQRETNTEEFFINMGPQHPSTHGALRLALRMDGETIVEVVPHFGYIHRGMEKQAESMSYLQYIALSDRQDYLTAIQNNLGVVIALEKGMNVGVPEKGEYIRVMLQELGRIASHLVFYGCFGGDLGGQTCLLFGFKEREMIHDILEEVTGSRLTTNYFRPGGSRADVPDTFIPRVKAFLDHLEDTMRDYERFLSKNIIVLERSIGIGVLSKEDAIAYGCSGPVLRASGVEFDVRRANPYSIYDQFDFEIPTFQNGDCYDRYKIRIAEIHESMKILRQCVEKFPKEGPWRSKEKPVRLPEGRYYSEIETAKGLYATYVVAATTGEKPYRIHTRGPSFPHIAALNKMAQGHKISDLVTIMATLDPVIPEIDR, translated from the coding sequence ATGCCGAGTCTGCCTCCAGGATTCCGCCTCCAGCGCGAAACCAATACCGAAGAATTTTTCATCAACATGGGTCCCCAGCACCCGAGTACGCACGGTGCGCTCCGCCTTGCGCTGCGCATGGACGGCGAGACCATCGTCGAAGTCGTCCCGCATTTCGGCTACATCCACCGCGGCATGGAAAAGCAGGCGGAATCGATGAGCTACCTGCAGTACATCGCGCTTTCCGACCGCCAGGACTACCTCACGGCCATCCAAAACAACCTAGGCGTCGTGATTGCACTTGAAAAAGGCATGAACGTAGGTGTGCCCGAGAAGGGCGAATACATCCGCGTGATGCTCCAGGAACTGGGCCGCATCGCATCGCACCTCGTGTTCTACGGCTGCTTCGGCGGCGACCTCGGCGGGCAAACCTGCCTGCTGTTCGGGTTCAAGGAACGCGAGATGATTCACGACATCCTCGAAGAAGTCACGGGTTCGCGACTCACCACGAACTACTTCAGGCCGGGTGGAAGCCGCGCCGACGTGCCCGATACCTTCATCCCGCGCGTGAAGGCGTTCCTCGACCACCTCGAAGACACGATGCGCGACTACGAGAGGTTCCTCTCCAAGAACATCATCGTGCTTGAACGCAGCATCGGCATCGGCGTGCTCAGCAAGGAAGACGCCATCGCTTACGGATGCTCGGGCCCGGTGCTGCGCGCAAGCGGCGTCGAATTCGACGTGCGTCGCGCCAACCCGTACAGCATCTACGACCAGTTCGATTTCGAAATTCCGACATTCCAGAACGGCGACTGCTACGACCGTTACAAGATCCGCATTGCCGAAATACACGAATCCATGAAAATCCTGCGCCAGTGTGTCGAAAAGTTCCCGAAGGAAGGACCTTGGCGCAGCAAGGAAAAACCGGTGCGACTCCCCGAGGGCCGCTACTACAGCGAAATCGAGACGGCGAAAGGCCTGTACGCCACCTACGTGGTGGCGGCAACGACCGGCGAGAAGCCCTACCGCATCCACACGCGCGGCCCCAGCTTCCCGCATATCGCAGCGCTCAACAAGATGGCGCAGGGCCACAAGATATCCGACCTCGTGACCATCATGGCAACCCTCGACCCGGTCATTCCCGAAATTGACAGGTAA
- the nuoK gene encoding NADH-quinone oxidoreductase subunit NuoK, with translation MNCLILAFLLFGIGVWGLMRRRHLIGMLISIELMLNAANINFISFAYFSAHDATAGALFSIFVIAVTACEMAIALAIIVTMYRRHKSLDVDQLRDLHD, from the coding sequence ATGAACTGCCTAATACTCGCATTCCTCCTGTTCGGCATCGGAGTCTGGGGCCTCATGCGCAGGCGCCACCTCATCGGCATGCTCATTTCCATCGAGCTCATGCTGAACGCGGCGAACATCAACTTCATCAGTTTCGCCTATTTCTCCGCGCACGATGCCACCGCGGGTGCGCTCTTCAGTATTTTCGTCATCGCCGTGACGGCCTGCGAAATGGCAATCGCCCTTGCCATCATCGTCACCATGTACCGTCGCCACAAGAGCCTTGACGTAGACCAGTTGAGGGATTTGCATGATTAA
- a CDS encoding complex I subunit 1 family protein, whose product MFVPSVTNPIGDFVRDMVPRLAEFLPASLQSDTLNSIVAFLINAVICVIAVCVVNIGSAPILIYMERKVCAHIQCRLGPMRLGWHGTIQTIADVLKMLFKEVYAPSGADKLMFYLAPLIVLIAPFIVCALIPFGRNLVVADVSMGIPLIIAVNGFGVLGILLGGWSSNNKYSLLGALRSGAQMISYEISFAMILLFVVMISGSTNLMSITLGQEGTIADWWIFKIPVLGIIAFILFFISSTAEMNRAPFDIAEAEQELTGGYHTEYNGTPFAMFYLAEYIALVTNSALATTCFLGGFLPPCIGVSFVDNYLNMVPGVVWFFAKVFFMIWCYMMVRWTFVRPRVDQLMDFEWKFLLPVNLVLLVAGAAYIVVCG is encoded by the coding sequence ATGTTTGTACCTTCAGTCACTAACCCCATCGGCGATTTCGTACGCGACATGGTTCCGCGCCTCGCAGAATTCCTGCCGGCGAGCCTCCAGAGCGATACGCTCAACAGCATCGTCGCATTCTTGATAAACGCGGTCATCTGCGTCATCGCCGTATGCGTGGTGAACATCGGTTCCGCCCCCATCCTCATCTACATGGAACGCAAGGTCTGCGCCCACATCCAGTGCAGACTCGGCCCCATGCGCCTCGGCTGGCACGGTACCATCCAGACCATCGCCGACGTGCTCAAGATGCTCTTCAAGGAAGTCTACGCCCCGAGCGGCGCGGACAAGCTGATGTTCTACCTGGCACCGCTCATCGTGCTCATCGCCCCCTTCATCGTGTGCGCGCTCATCCCATTCGGCAGGAACCTCGTGGTCGCCGACGTGTCGATGGGCATCCCGCTCATCATCGCGGTGAACGGTTTCGGCGTGTTGGGCATCTTGCTCGGCGGCTGGAGCAGCAACAACAAGTACTCCCTGCTCGGAGCGCTCCGCAGCGGCGCCCAGATGATCAGCTACGAAATCTCGTTCGCGATGATCCTTCTGTTCGTCGTGATGATTTCGGGTTCCACGAACCTCATGAGCATCACGCTCGGCCAGGAAGGCACAATCGCCGACTGGTGGATTTTCAAGATTCCCGTACTCGGCATCATCGCCTTCATCCTGTTCTTCATTTCTTCTACCGCCGAAATGAACCGCGCCCCCTTCGACATCGCCGAAGCGGAGCAGGAACTCACCGGCGGCTACCATACCGAATACAACGGCACGCCTTTCGCCATGTTCTACCTCGCCGAATACATCGCGTTGGTGACGAACTCGGCGCTTGCGACCACATGCTTCCTCGGCGGATTCCTGCCGCCCTGCATCGGTGTCTCGTTCGTGGACAACTACCTCAACATGGTGCCCGGTGTCGTGTGGTTCTTCGCGAAAGTCTTCTTCATGATTTGGTGCTACATGATGGTCCGCTGGACGTTCGTGCGCCCGCGCGTCGACCAGCTGATGGATTTCGAATGGAAATTTTTGTTGCCCGTGAACCTCGTGCTGCTCGTTGCCGGCGCGGCATACATAGTGGTCTGTGGTTAG
- the nuoB gene encoding NADH-quinone oxidoreductase subunit NuoB, whose product MGIINFAPKILDPVPGGKYVVNAIDYVVNWARANSIWPLTYGTSCCAIEMMSSSMARYDIARFGSEVFRASPRQADLFILAGTITRRMAPAIQMLWEQIPGPKYAIAMGACTISGGPFIYDNYAVVRGAQNLIPVDVFVPGCPPRPEALFHGLLTLREKILKETCRNPWHEGNPKDVSTMDRYREAAKTWAALEEMKDEEMAEARAKFKEEHPDYKSSFKPIRVKKEDFPEVPRVPFNRFGLTQSEIFAKLREKFPNVTVHTHSEDPIEDVVAALPADRPLEVMVEPEDYLPIVEFVKNSPEFAMDYLIDVTAIDYDDHFDMVTMLRSLKHGHKLFLCVQMKKNFSIPEEKRPTSLLASVKSISHLYPGAEVKEREVYDMFGINFEGHPDQRRIFLDKDFVGYPLRKDFTHPQMIRRPV is encoded by the coding sequence ATGGGAATAATCAACTTCGCCCCCAAGATACTCGACCCGGTTCCCGGCGGCAAGTACGTCGTGAACGCCATCGACTACGTGGTGAACTGGGCACGAGCGAATTCCATCTGGCCCCTGACCTACGGTACTAGCTGCTGCGCCATCGAAATGATGAGCAGCTCCATGGCACGCTACGACATCGCCCGCTTCGGCTCCGAAGTGTTCCGTGCCTCCCCGCGCCAGGCCGACCTCTTTATCCTCGCGGGTACGATCACCCGCCGCATGGCCCCCGCCATCCAGATGCTCTGGGAACAGATTCCCGGGCCCAAGTACGCAATCGCGATGGGCGCATGCACCATCAGCGGCGGACCGTTCATCTACGACAACTACGCCGTCGTCCGCGGTGCGCAGAACCTGATTCCGGTCGACGTGTTCGTCCCCGGTTGCCCGCCGCGCCCCGAAGCGCTTTTCCACGGGCTTTTGACCCTGCGCGAAAAAATCCTGAAGGAAACCTGCCGCAACCCGTGGCACGAAGGCAACCCGAAGGACGTCTCCACCATGGACCGCTACCGCGAAGCGGCGAAGACATGGGCCGCCCTCGAAGAGATGAAGGACGAGGAGATGGCCGAGGCCCGCGCGAAGTTCAAGGAAGAACACCCGGATTACAAGTCCAGCTTCAAGCCCATCCGCGTAAAGAAGGAAGACTTCCCGGAAGTGCCGCGCGTTCCCTTCAACAGGTTCGGCCTCACGCAATCCGAGATTTTCGCCAAACTGCGCGAGAAGTTCCCGAACGTAACGGTGCACACGCACAGCGAAGACCCGATTGAAGACGTGGTGGCGGCACTTCCCGCCGACCGTCCGCTCGAAGTGATGGTGGAACCCGAGGACTACCTCCCCATCGTCGAGTTCGTGAAGAATTCTCCCGAGTTCGCCATGGACTACCTCATTGACGTGACCGCCATCGACTACGACGACCACTTCGACATGGTGACGATGCTGCGCAGCCTGAAGCACGGCCACAAGCTCTTCCTCTGCGTACAGATGAAGAAGAACTTCAGCATCCCCGAGGAGAAGCGCCCGACGTCGCTCCTCGCAAGCGTCAAGAGCATCAGCCACCTGTACCCGGGCGCCGAAGTCAAGGAACGCGAAGTGTACGACATGTTCGGCATCAACTTCGAAGGCCATCCGGACCAGCGCCGCATATTCCTCGACAAGGACTTCGTGGGTTACCCCCTGCGCAAGGACTTCACCCACCCGCAAATGATCAGGAGGCCCGTATAA
- a CDS encoding NADH-quinone oxidoreductase subunit I, which translates to MQENITLLQYFKRYFKRCITGPWSLICGLSVSLKYFFDPRRIVTEQYPENKKTLRMHDRYRGRLEMIEDEEGNNRCTACGMCERACPNASINVLSTKNIAGKKVLGRYVYHFASCTQCGLCVEACPFGAIRMNQDFEVATTDPNTLEMILNKKEGQG; encoded by the coding sequence ATGCAAGAGAACATTACCCTACTGCAATATTTCAAGCGCTACTTCAAGCGCTGCATTACCGGGCCGTGGAGCCTGATTTGCGGGCTTTCCGTTTCGCTCAAGTACTTCTTTGACCCAAGACGCATCGTCACGGAGCAGTATCCCGAGAACAAAAAGACGCTTCGGATGCACGACCGCTACCGCGGAAGGCTCGAGATGATCGAGGACGAAGAAGGCAACAACCGCTGCACCGCCTGCGGCATGTGCGAACGCGCCTGCCCGAACGCGAGCATCAACGTGCTCTCGACCAAGAACATCGCGGGCAAGAAGGTGCTGGGCCGCTACGTATACCACTTCGCGAGCTGCACCCAGTGCGGGCTCTGCGTGGAAGCGTGCCCGTTCGGCGCCATCCGCATGAACCAGGATTTCGAGGTGGCGACAACCGACCCGAACACGCTCGAAATGATATTGAACAAGAAGGAGGGACAAGGATAA
- a CDS encoding NADH-quinone oxidoreductase subunit J produces MFPNLALPNIQLPEFPLAFPMGGMDIAFYVVAAVMLFTAICTVAVKNILQSAVFLIFSFVATAILYLLLHAEFIALAQVMVYVGGVVIFVVFTILLTSHLGEDAFTTKIPRVFAAFALSIAFVFVMVKCILPVESLSSGAVSAPEGYSGLEQFALRLLGYGQDGFIIPFEVVSVLLLMTLICAITVARKTKDEVEKEKAVK; encoded by the coding sequence ATGTTCCCGAATCTAGCCTTACCTAATATCCAGTTGCCGGAGTTTCCGCTGGCCTTCCCGATGGGTGGCATGGATATCGCGTTTTATGTGGTCGCCGCGGTCATGCTCTTTACCGCCATCTGCACTGTCGCCGTGAAGAACATCCTGCAAAGCGCCGTGTTCCTGATTTTCAGCTTTGTCGCGACCGCCATCCTCTACTTGCTCCTGCACGCCGAATTCATCGCGCTCGCGCAAGTGATGGTCTACGTGGGAGGCGTCGTCATCTTCGTGGTGTTCACGATCCTCCTGACAAGCCATCTCGGCGAAGACGCCTTCACCACGAAAATTCCGAGAGTGTTCGCGGCATTCGCCCTTTCCATCGCGTTCGTATTCGTGATGGTCAAGTGCATCCTCCCGGTAGAATCGCTCTCCAGCGGCGCGGTCAGCGCGCCCGAAGGCTATTCCGGACTTGAACAGTTCGCCCTCAGGCTCCTCGGCTACGGCCAGGACGGCTTCATCATCCCCTTCGAGGTGGTGAGCGTGCTCCTCCTGATGACGCTCATCTGCGCCATCACCGTCGCCCGCAAGACAAAGGACGAAGTCGAAAAAGAAAAGGCGGTAAAATAA
- the nuoL gene encoding NADH-quinone oxidoreductase subunit L — translation MINDVTLGYLIFLCPLLTFVINGLFVGNRNAKAAAAIAVTLNGVSALSAILVAVHYFCSSLAPQKAVLFEYTFLPFVDDLVARIGMLVDPLSVMMLVVVTFISLMVNIYSIGYMREDRAEGRFFALLSLFSFSMLGLVVATNLFQMFIFWELVGVSSYLLIGFWYHKPSAVSASKQAFILTRFADSFFLLGIVLVSYVVGSFDFSTINSLSLIPFRAETIDLGLCVMSKSSALILGSILIFTGGWGKSAMFPMHIWLPNAMEGPTPVSSIIHSATMVVAGVYLVARLFPFFAVCGDSLTIIMWVGAFTMVFAAVIACTQKDIKRILAYSTLSQLGYMMFALGACKIGQAVITMGWTASTFHIFTHAFFKCSLFLIAGSLIHQVHTNDLDAMGGLRKKMPVTYVCSLISILAISGIPPFSGFFSKDEIILAAFQAHHYTVFALALLTSGLTTFYMFRLFFLAFHGEPRHEGVKAGHVHEDLAMTLPIVVLAIPALLSGILGKGLFEKFFTPGKLHAPILLKVTEASWIPFAAVGIAVLALAIAWFLYASPKAKIQRALDAENRSGLYKVVYNKFYFDEMYYAVVRQFIIGGVARVSRAFNDYVVEGLLAFSVWFIHKLGDLVRTAQAGYLPFYLGTLIVGVLIWRFFGQLPL, via the coding sequence ATGATTAACGACGTTACCCTCGGTTACCTCATTTTCCTGTGTCCGCTCCTGACATTCGTCATCAACGGGCTGTTTGTCGGCAACAGGAACGCCAAAGCCGCCGCTGCCATCGCTGTTACGCTCAACGGCGTTTCGGCCCTGTCCGCCATCCTCGTCGCGGTACACTACTTCTGCTCGTCGCTCGCCCCGCAGAAGGCCGTCCTCTTCGAGTACACGTTCCTCCCCTTCGTCGACGATCTGGTCGCAAGAATCGGCATGCTCGTCGACCCGCTCTCGGTGATGATGCTCGTCGTCGTCACGTTCATCAGCCTCATGGTGAACATCTACAGCATCGGCTACATGCGAGAAGACCGCGCCGAAGGACGATTCTTCGCGCTGCTCTCGCTGTTCAGCTTCAGCATGCTCGGGCTCGTCGTCGCGACGAACCTGTTCCAGATGTTCATCTTCTGGGAACTCGTGGGCGTGTCCAGCTACCTGCTCATCGGTTTCTGGTACCACAAGCCCTCCGCCGTGAGCGCCTCCAAGCAGGCCTTCATCCTCACGCGCTTCGCCGACAGCTTCTTCCTGCTCGGCATCGTGCTCGTGAGCTACGTGGTGGGGAGCTTCGACTTCTCGACCATCAATTCGCTCTCGCTGATTCCCTTCCGTGCCGAAACCATCGACCTCGGGCTCTGCGTGATGAGCAAGTCAAGCGCGCTCATTCTCGGGTCCATCCTGATATTCACCGGTGGATGGGGCAAGTCGGCCATGTTCCCGATGCATATCTGGCTCCCGAACGCGATGGAAGGTCCGACCCCGGTCAGCTCCATCATCCACAGCGCGACGATGGTGGTCGCGGGCGTCTATCTGGTCGCACGCCTCTTCCCGTTCTTCGCCGTCTGCGGCGATTCCCTCACCATCATCATGTGGGTGGGCGCGTTCACGATGGTGTTCGCCGCCGTCATCGCCTGCACGCAGAAAGACATCAAGCGCATTCTCGCCTACTCCACGCTCTCGCAGCTCGGGTACATGATGTTCGCGCTCGGCGCCTGCAAGATTGGCCAGGCGGTCATCACCATGGGCTGGACCGCATCCACGTTCCACATCTTCACGCACGCCTTCTTCAAGTGCAGCCTCTTCCTTATCGCAGGTAGCCTCATCCATCAGGTCCACACGAACGACCTCGACGCGATGGGAGGCCTCCGCAAGAAGATGCCCGTCACCTACGTCTGCTCGCTCATCTCGATTCTCGCGATTTCGGGCATTCCGCCGTTCTCCGGATTCTTCTCCAAGGATGAAATCATCCTCGCCGCATTCCAGGCCCACCATTACACGGTATTCGCGCTCGCCCTCCTCACGAGCGGCCTTACCACGTTCTACATGTTCCGCCTGTTCTTCCTCGCCTTCCACGGGGAACCGCGCCACGAAGGCGTCAAGGCTGGCCATGTGCACGAAGACCTCGCCATGACGCTCCCGATCGTGGTGCTCGCCATTCCGGCACTCCTTTCGGGCATTCTCGGCAAGGGACTTTTCGAGAAGTTCTTCACGCCCGGAAAGCTGCACGCACCCATTCTCCTGAAGGTAACCGAAGCCTCCTGGATTCCCTTCGCGGCCGTCGGTATCGCCGTCCTCGCGCTCGCCATCGCATGGTTCCTCTATGCGAGCCCGAAGGCGAAAATTCAGCGCGCGCTCGACGCGGAAAACCGTTCCGGCCTTTACAAGGTGGTCTACAACAAGTTCTACTTCGACGAGATGTACTATGCCGTCGTGCGGCAGTTCATCATCGGCGGAGTCGCCCGCGTCTCGCGCGCCTTCAACGACTATGTTGTCGAAGGTCTGCTCGCGTTCTCCGTATGGTTCATCCACAAGTTGGGCGACCTCGTACGCACGGCGCAGGCGGGTTACCTCCCTTTCTATCTCGGCACTCTGATTGTCGGCGTTCTCATCTGGCGTTTCTTCGGCCAGCTTCCCCTGTAG
- a CDS encoding NuoM family protein — translation METILFNLIWIIPLLTVLVCVPLPAERPGILKTIHATSATIVLLVVCFLTYRVYALTGEPANELAAPLALRFFTDIPWLTMFNAHYTVGADGLNILLLTLTAFIVWGGVLVSWNIKGNQKVFFALIQLLATSVYGVYMSFDLVLFFVFYEMEALCMYLMIACYGSGRRDYGGKKLTLTLAFGSSMILATLFGLYFEGGVNSWSIMELSKVSLPMEFQMWAFPLMFMGFAVSSSLFPFHFWSPDGHSAAPTAVSMLAAGVMMKMGAYGCLRVAMFLMPEAAKIWLPYVVALLIFNVVLGPFIALRHKDLKYITAYSSISHLGLIFLGLAALTPVGLRGASLQMISHGFLTGLFFATIGMIYERTHTRDITEMGGIMRKMPFLGVGFVLAGFAGLGLPGFSGFIAESTIFIGAFQQDSTLTRIVTVLAILSITTTAVYILQTANRMLHGPLPQKYESLTDGCFREKLVIVVLVACLLFIGICPGWIADMLDTSIAPIFEKISAATQPVIGGIGG, via the coding sequence ATGGAAACGATACTTTTCAACCTCATCTGGATAATCCCGCTCCTCACGGTCCTCGTATGCGTCCCGCTCCCCGCAGAACGCCCGGGAATCCTGAAGACAATCCACGCCACCTCCGCGACAATAGTCCTCCTCGTCGTCTGCTTCCTCACCTACCGCGTCTATGCGCTTACGGGTGAGCCTGCGAACGAGCTCGCGGCTCCGCTTGCGCTACGGTTCTTTACCGACATCCCGTGGCTCACGATGTTCAACGCGCACTACACCGTCGGTGCCGATGGCCTCAACATCCTGCTGCTCACGCTCACCGCGTTCATCGTCTGGGGCGGCGTTCTCGTGAGCTGGAACATCAAGGGCAACCAGAAGGTGTTCTTCGCGCTCATCCAGTTGCTCGCCACGAGCGTCTACGGCGTGTACATGAGCTTCGACCTCGTGCTCTTCTTCGTGTTCTACGAAATGGAAGCGCTGTGCATGTACCTGATGATCGCATGCTACGGCAGCGGCCGCAGGGACTACGGCGGCAAAAAACTCACGCTCACCCTCGCGTTCGGTTCCTCGATGATTCTCGCGACCCTCTTCGGGCTCTACTTCGAAGGCGGCGTGAACAGCTGGAGCATCATGGAACTCTCCAAGGTCAGCTTGCCGATGGAATTCCAGATGTGGGCTTTCCCGCTCATGTTCATGGGCTTCGCTGTTTCGAGTTCGCTGTTCCCGTTCCATTTCTGGAGCCCGGACGGCCACTCCGCGGCACCTACCGCAGTCTCCATGCTCGCCGCAGGCGTCATGATGAAGATGGGCGCCTACGGATGCCTCCGCGTCGCGATGTTCCTCATGCCCGAAGCCGCAAAGATCTGGCTCCCCTACGTGGTGGCGCTCCTCATATTCAACGTGGTTCTCGGCCCCTTCATCGCGCTCCGTCACAAGGACCTCAAGTACATCACCGCCTACAGCTCCATCAGCCACTTGGGCCTCATATTCCTCGGACTTGCCGCCCTCACGCCGGTAGGCCTGCGCGGCGCGAGCCTGCAGATGATTTCGCACGGGTTCCTCACCGGGCTCTTCTTCGCGACCATCGGCATGATTTACGAACGCACGCACACGCGTGACATCACCGAGATGGGCGGTATCATGCGCAAGATGCCCTTCCTCGGCGTAGGCTTCGTACTGGCCGGCTTCGCGGGCCTCGGCCTTCCGGGCTTCAGCGGGTTCATCGCCGAAAGCACCATCTTCATCGGTGCCTTCCAGCAGGATTCCACGCTCACCCGCATCGTGACCGTGCTTGCCATCCTTTCCATCACGACGACCGCGGTCTATATTCTGCAGACCGCGAACCGCATGCTCCACGGTCCGCTCCCGCAAAAGTATGAAAGCCTTACCGACGGGTGCTTCCGCGAGAAGCTCGTCATCGTCGTGCTTGTCGCATGCCTCCTGTTCATCGGTATCTGCCCCGGGTGGATCGCCGACATGCTGGACACAAGCATCGCGCCGATTTTCGAAAAGATATCTGCGGCCACCCAGCCCGTCATCGGCGGGATAGGAGGTTAA